Proteins found in one Pieris napi chromosome 6, ilPieNapi1.2, whole genome shotgun sequence genomic segment:
- the LOC125050678 gene encoding hemicentin-2-like gives MWRRHALTAALVLAAHLIKVLSCGEARGPGGAGGAGSAGRARRYVGLYTGPYFDPAAPNNVTAQLGTHAYLPCKVRQLSNKSVSWIRRRDAHILTVDRFTFIADERFQAFLVEATDTWTLQVKYVQPRDAGLYECQVGTEPKMSHFVQLNVVVPKIEIAGESEIYVKAGSTVSLKCVITQALEEPAYIFWYHNDQRVLNYRRGLRDIRVERLGPDTTVGHLVLHHPVREDSGNYSCAPSNLDSASVVLHVLSGEQPAAMQHGNAARPAAPNAALLTLGALTALWGMLLGPRVPSRDDPGRGVAVLLAPFIPLFRLLAFVMSTLILCHDEDDPQ, from the exons TTCTGTCGTGCGGCGAGGCGCGTGGCCCAGGTGGCGCGGGAGGGGCGGGCAGCGCAGGCCGCGCTAGGCGCTATGTGGGGCTGTACACAGGCCCGTACTTTGACCCGGCGGCGCCGAACAATGTGACAGCACAGCTGGGCACGCATGCCTACCTGCCCTGCAAGGTGCGCCAGCTTAGCAACAAATCAGTCTCGTGGATCCGCCGCCGTGACGCACACATCCTCACCGTCGACCGATTCACCTTCATCGCCGATGAGCGCTTCCAGGCCTTCCTCGTCGAGGCCACAGACACATGGACGCTGCAAGTCAAGTACGTGCAGCCGCGCGACGCTGGCCTCTACGAGTGCCAGGTCGGGACCGAGCCAAAGATGAGCCACTTCGTGCAGCTCAACGTTGTGG TGCCTAAGATTGAAATCGCAGGCGAGAGCGAGATCTACGTGAAGGCGGGCAGCACGGTCAGCCTCAAGTGCGTAATCACGCAGGCGCTGGAGGAGCCCGCCTATATATTCTGGTACCACAACGATCAGCGAGTGCTGAACTACCGGCGCGGTCTTCGCGATATCCGGGTAGAGCGGTTGGGACCCGACACCACCGTAGGTCACCTCGTCCTTCACCATCCAGTGCGCGAAGACTCCGGCAACTACTCCTGCGCACCATCCAACCTTGACTCAGCATCCGTCGTACTCCATGTGCTTAGTG GTGAGCAACCAGCCGCTATGCAGCACGGCAATGCAGCGCGGCCCGCTGCACCCAATGCCGCACTATTGACTTTAGGTGCACTCACCGCATTGTGGGGTATGTTACTGGGTCCACGAGTTCCATCAAGGGATGATCCAGGCCGGGGTGTAGCAGTATTGCTAGCTCCATTCATTCCGCTTTTCCGTCTGCTCGCCTTCGTGATGTCTACATT